The Streptomyces laurentii genome contains a region encoding:
- a CDS encoding hypothetical protein (identified by MetaGeneAnnotator; putative;~sequence version:1), whose amino-acid sequence MTSLGPLVAVARGAASPSAANAVAVTARVRAARMVEPPVEDAPKRRPGSIDEYAFHDEPSQAGTADALRYWAAPVSPEFGRTGAGSGRNRRSQTSGAII is encoded by the coding sequence GTGACCTCCCTCGGCCCGTTGGTGGCGGTGGCGAGGGGGGCCGCGAGCCCGAGCGCCGCGAACGCGGTCGCCGTCACCGCCAGAGTGCGAGCAGCACGCATGGTGGAACCTCCAGTGGAAGACGCCCCGAAGCGGCGCCCCGGGAGTATCGACGAGTACGCCTTCCATGACGAACCCTCACAAGCCGGGACAGCCGACGCACTTCGGTACTGGGCCGCCCCGGTGAGTCCGGAGTTCGGCCGAACGGGGGCCGGGAGCGGGCGGAACCGCAGGTCACAGACGTCCGGGGCGATCATCTGA
- a CDS encoding methyltransf_19 domain containing protein (Methyltransf_19 domain containing protein [Streptomyces fulvissimus DSM40593];~S-adenosyl methyltransferase; pfam04672;~S-adenosylmethionine-dependent methyltransferases (SAM or AdoMet-MTase), class I; AdoMet-MTases are enzymes that use S-adenosyl-L-methionine (SAM or AdoMet) as a substrate for methyltransfer, creating the product S-adenosyl-L-homocysteine (AdoHcy); cl17173;~UniProt-pubmed:11572948; UniProt-pubmed:16956972; UniProt-pubmed:21463507; UniProt-pubmed:18375553; UniProt-pubmed:12000953; UniProt-pubmed:20064060; UniProt-pubmed:21551298;~identified by MetaGeneAnnotator; putative), which yields MERPAWAPPGIDISVPSVSRMYDFYLGGSHNFEVDREAARKAMEFLPGLPKTMQANRAFMRRAVRYAVGHDVTQFLDIGSGIPTFGNVHEVAQAASDAARVVYVDHDPVAVAHSRAVLEGVDRAAVVAADLRKPHEILRSPEVTELLDLDQPVALLLVAVLHFLEDSDEPGAAVAELLDALAPGSLLVLTHASYEGIPVPQERAGGAVDVYRDIRNPLVMRSNAEIARFFDGTELVEPGLVPMPLWRADNPDDEEDPFAFSGYAG from the coding sequence ATGGAGCGTCCCGCCTGGGCTCCGCCCGGCATCGATATTTCGGTGCCGAGTGTGTCCCGTATGTACGACTTCTATCTCGGCGGCTCGCACAACTTCGAAGTGGACCGCGAAGCGGCCCGCAAGGCCATGGAGTTCCTGCCGGGTCTGCCGAAGACCATGCAGGCGAACCGGGCCTTCATGCGCCGCGCCGTGCGGTACGCCGTCGGCCACGACGTCACGCAGTTCCTCGACATCGGCTCCGGCATACCGACCTTCGGCAACGTGCACGAGGTCGCCCAGGCCGCCAGCGACGCGGCGCGGGTCGTCTACGTCGACCACGACCCGGTCGCCGTCGCCCACAGCCGCGCGGTGCTCGAAGGCGTCGACCGCGCCGCCGTGGTCGCCGCCGACCTGCGCAAGCCCCACGAGATCCTGCGCAGCCCCGAGGTGACGGAACTGCTCGACCTGGACCAGCCGGTGGCGCTGCTCCTGGTCGCCGTCCTGCACTTCCTGGAGGACTCCGACGAGCCCGGCGCGGCCGTCGCCGAACTCCTCGACGCGCTCGCCCCCGGCAGCCTGCTCGTCCTCACCCACGCCTCGTACGAGGGCATCCCGGTCCCGCAGGAACGCGCGGGCGGCGCCGTCGACGTCTACCGCGACATCCGCAACCCGCTGGTGATGCGGTCGAACGCGGAGATCGCCCGCTTCTTCGACGGCACCGAACTGGTCGAGCCCGGGCTCGTGCCGATGCCGCTGTGGCGCGCGGACAACCCGGACGACGAGGAGGACCCGTTCGCCTTCTCCGGTTACGCGGGGTAG
- a CDS encoding integral membrane protein (Integral membrane protein [Streptomyces fulvissimus DSM40593];~Protein of unknown function (DUF4239); pfam14023;~UniProt-pubmed:11572948; UniProt-pubmed:16956972; UniProt-pubmed:21463507; UniProt-pubmed:18375553; UniProt-pubmed:20581206; UniProt-pubmed:12000953; UniProt-pubmed:20064060; UniProt-pubmed:21551298;~identified by MetaGeneAnnotator; putative), translated as MSEWLVLTLAMAAACAVVLTIVVINHRRIPVDDDPSETPDVIEYMTMMIGVVYAIVLGLAIAGVWEARSAAQETVRQEAQALHEIKERVQVYPAAVRDRIRADIDAYAAHVVEKEFPYMAEHGSLDPQGTELLAKVRRGVTDYQPANDFEGEAYQPLVDQVSVADDARGARGQNAGETMPGVVWFGLIIGALVTVGLIFIFQIRRTGRELLLAGLFSALIAFLLFLIWDFDAPFGRGMAATAGPLTDLFPQLNG; from the coding sequence TTGTCCGAATGGCTTGTTCTCACCCTTGCGATGGCCGCCGCGTGCGCCGTCGTCCTCACCATCGTGGTCATCAACCACCGGCGCATCCCGGTGGACGACGACCCGAGTGAGACCCCGGACGTCATCGAGTACATGACGATGATGATCGGCGTGGTGTACGCCATCGTCCTCGGCCTGGCCATCGCCGGCGTCTGGGAGGCCCGCAGCGCCGCCCAGGAGACCGTGCGCCAGGAGGCGCAGGCCCTCCACGAGATCAAGGAGCGCGTCCAGGTGTACCCGGCCGCGGTGCGCGACCGGATCCGGGCCGACATCGACGCGTACGCCGCGCACGTCGTCGAGAAGGAGTTCCCGTACATGGCGGAGCACGGCTCGCTGGATCCTCAGGGCACCGAGCTGCTCGCCAAGGTCCGGCGCGGCGTGACCGACTACCAGCCCGCGAACGACTTCGAGGGCGAGGCGTACCAGCCGCTGGTCGACCAGGTGTCGGTGGCGGACGACGCGCGCGGTGCCCGCGGGCAGAACGCCGGCGAGACGATGCCCGGTGTGGTCTGGTTCGGCCTCATCATCGGCGCCCTGGTGACGGTGGGCCTGATCTTCATCTTCCAGATCCGGCGCACCGGGCGGGAGTTGCTGCTCGCCGGGCTCTTCAGCGCGCTCATCGCCTTCCTGCTCTTCCTGATCTGGGACTTCGACGCGCCGTTCGGCCGGGGCATGGCGGCCACCGCCGGTCCCCTCACCGACCTGTTCCCGCAGCTCAACGGCTGA
- a CDS encoding Sensory box/GGDEF family protein (Diguanylate-cyclase (DGC) or GGDEF domain; cd01949;~EAL domain. This domain is foundin diverse bacterial signaling proteins. It is called EAL after its conserved residues and is also knownas domain of unknown function 2 (DUF2). The EAL domain has been shown to stimulate degradation of a second...; cd01948;~I-site;~PAS domain S-box; TIGR00229;~PAS domain; PAS motifs appear in archaea, eubacteria and eukarya. Probably the most surprising identification of a PAS domain was that in EAG-like K+-channels. PAS domains have been found to bind ligands, and to act as sensors for light and oxygen in...; cd00130;~Sensory box or GGDEF family protein [Streptomyces venezuelae ATCC10712];~c-di-GMP synthetase (diguanylate cyclase, GGDEF domain) [Signal transduction mechanisms];~heme pocket [chemical binding];~identified by MetaGeneAnnotator; putative;~metal binding site [ion binding];~putative active site [active]), with translation MKVPSQPTEPEAGDDGPEDRLRRFVTIWSRTVFPATATSMTRQEFERHLLPPARELCAALHARPFDTAPAHRVGQALVAAHCTDPDALARSLGVVDAYLVLYCAPAQPDALPAEELRSRCSRLQHAMAAGYAQALRERTLAEQESIAHSALAAQSAAEKALHATESRFRAVFDGAAIGIGIADLEGTILEVNETLTRMFGGLEHAVLRHNIAEWSHPEDGPHVWRLYDELVRGERDHYRVEKPYYRADGTVLWTNLTVSLLRDAAGVPQYQLALMEDTTERRLLNLRLRYEATHDALTGLPNRTLFFERLEKALGPGEASRFGLCYLDLDGFKVINDSLGHSTGDRLLVEVADRLQSCVAAPGEMIARLGGDEFVALTTGPGTERQVAELADRMLTALAAPISVDGRDLTVRGSVGIVEGPAGERTPAEVLRSADITMYRAKSAGGNRFEYADDEADARAITRHGLTTALPAALERGEFFIEYQPLVRLGDGSVHGAEALVRWCHPQHGVLGPDRFIPLAENTGLIVPLGRWVLQESVRQARFWQDEAPGGGKATRPLRINVNLSPTQLHHPGLVAETVDVLERSGLEPGALCLEVTESALIGADDDLLKPLRQLAEMGVDIALDDFGTGYSNLANLRRLPVSVLKLDRSFTQGMQQHPVDPVDIKIVEGIVQLAHSLELAVTVEGVETSAQAEQLRQLGCDTAQGWYYARPGAPDRIHSLVLADAI, from the coding sequence GTGAAGGTGCCCAGCCAGCCCACCGAGCCCGAGGCGGGCGACGACGGGCCCGAGGACAGACTCAGAAGGTTCGTCACCATCTGGAGTCGCACCGTGTTCCCGGCCACCGCGACCTCGATGACGCGGCAGGAGTTCGAGCGGCATCTGCTGCCGCCGGCCCGGGAACTGTGCGCGGCCCTGCACGCGCGGCCCTTCGACACCGCGCCCGCGCACCGCGTCGGCCAGGCCCTCGTGGCGGCCCACTGCACGGACCCCGACGCGCTCGCCCGCAGCCTCGGCGTGGTCGACGCGTACCTGGTGCTCTACTGCGCCCCCGCCCAGCCGGACGCCCTCCCCGCGGAGGAACTGCGCTCCCGCTGCTCCCGGCTTCAGCACGCCATGGCCGCCGGGTACGCCCAGGCGCTGCGCGAGAGGACCCTCGCCGAGCAGGAGTCCATCGCCCACTCGGCGCTCGCCGCGCAGAGCGCCGCCGAGAAGGCCCTGCACGCCACCGAGAGCCGCTTCCGCGCGGTCTTCGACGGGGCGGCCATCGGCATCGGCATCGCCGACCTCGAAGGCACCATCCTGGAGGTCAACGAGACCCTCACCCGGATGTTCGGCGGCCTCGAACACGCCGTGCTCCGCCACAACATCGCCGAGTGGAGCCATCCCGAGGACGGCCCGCACGTCTGGCGGCTCTACGACGAGCTGGTGCGCGGTGAACGCGACCACTACCGGGTCGAGAAGCCGTACTACCGCGCCGACGGCACCGTGCTGTGGACCAACCTCACCGTCTCGCTGCTGCGCGACGCGGCCGGCGTCCCCCAGTACCAGCTCGCGCTCATGGAGGACACCACCGAACGGCGGCTGCTCAACCTGCGGCTGCGGTACGAGGCCACGCACGACGCTCTCACCGGGCTGCCCAACCGGACGCTGTTCTTCGAGCGCCTGGAGAAGGCCCTCGGGCCGGGCGAGGCGAGCCGCTTCGGGCTCTGCTACCTCGATCTCGACGGCTTCAAGGTCATCAACGACAGCCTCGGCCACTCCACCGGCGACCGGCTGCTCGTCGAGGTCGCCGACCGGCTGCAGAGCTGTGTCGCCGCCCCCGGCGAGATGATCGCCCGGCTCGGCGGCGACGAGTTCGTGGCGCTGACCACCGGACCCGGCACCGAGCGGCAGGTCGCCGAACTCGCCGACCGGATGCTCACCGCGCTGGCCGCCCCCATCAGCGTCGACGGCCGCGACCTGACGGTGCGCGGCAGCGTCGGCATCGTCGAGGGGCCGGCCGGCGAACGCACCCCGGCCGAGGTGCTGCGCAGCGCCGACATCACGATGTACCGGGCCAAGTCCGCGGGCGGCAACCGCTTCGAGTACGCCGACGACGAGGCCGACGCGCGGGCCATCACCCGGCACGGGCTGACCACCGCGCTGCCCGCCGCCCTGGAACGCGGCGAGTTCTTCATCGAGTACCAGCCGCTCGTCCGCCTCGGCGACGGCAGCGTGCACGGCGCCGAGGCGCTCGTCCGCTGGTGCCACCCGCAGCACGGGGTGCTCGGACCGGACCGGTTCATCCCGCTGGCCGAGAACACCGGTCTCATCGTGCCGCTGGGCCGCTGGGTGCTCCAGGAGTCCGTCCGGCAGGCCCGGTTCTGGCAGGACGAGGCGCCCGGCGGCGGCAAGGCCACCCGGCCGCTGCGGATCAACGTCAACCTCTCGCCGACCCAGCTGCACCACCCGGGCCTGGTCGCCGAGACCGTCGACGTGCTGGAACGGTCCGGCCTGGAGCCGGGCGCGCTGTGCCTGGAGGTCACCGAGTCGGCCCTGATCGGCGCCGACGACGACCTGCTCAAGCCGCTGCGGCAGCTCGCCGAGATGGGCGTCGACATCGCCCTCGACGACTTCGGCACCGGTTACTCCAACCTGGCCAACCTGCGCCGGCTGCCGGTGAGCGTCCTCAAGCTCGACCGGTCGTTCACCCAGGGCATGCAGCAGCATCCGGTCGACCCGGTCGACATCAAGATCGTCGAGGGGATCGTGCAGCTCGCCCACAGCCTGGAGCTGGCGGTCACGGTCGAGGGCGTGGAGACCAGCGCGCAGGCGGAGCAGCTGCGCCAACTGGGGTGCGACACGGCCCAGGGCTGGTACTACGCCCGCCCGGGCGCGCCGGACCGGATCCACTCCCTGGTGCTGGCGGACGCGATCTAG
- a CDS encoding uspA domain-containing protein (Ligand Binding Site [chemical binding];~UniProt-pubmed:11572948; UniProt-pubmed:16956972; UniProt-pubmed:18375553; UniProt-pubmed:20581206; UniProt-pubmed:12000953; UniProt-pubmed:20064060; UniProt-pubmed:21551298;~Usp: Universal stress protein family. The universal stress protein Usp isa small cytoplasmic bacterial protein whose expression is enhanced when the cell is exposed to stress agents. Usp enhances the rate of cell survival during prolonged exposure to...; cd00293;~UspA domain-containing protein [Streptomyces fulvissimus DSM40593];~identified by MetaGeneAnnotator; putative): MIVAGVDGSASSLRAAAYAAGLARRQNARLALVYVQPVLPPGAALGAPVVEPTDEIADSIAAEIKESAERVRATWQVRWEFHTLRGDAYTGLVTAADELTADAVVVGASESAGHRFIGSVAVRLVKAGRWPVTVVP, encoded by the coding sequence GTGATCGTCGCCGGAGTGGACGGTTCCGCGTCCTCGCTCCGCGCGGCGGCGTACGCGGCCGGACTGGCCCGCCGGCAGAACGCGCGGCTCGCCCTGGTGTACGTCCAGCCCGTCCTGCCCCCCGGCGCGGCACTCGGGGCCCCGGTCGTCGAGCCCACCGACGAGATCGCCGACAGCATCGCGGCCGAGATCAAGGAGTCGGCGGAGCGGGTGCGGGCGACCTGGCAGGTGCGCTGGGAGTTCCACACGCTGCGCGGCGACGCGTACACGGGTCTGGTCACGGCCGCCGACGAACTGACGGCGGACGCGGTGGTCGTGGGCGCCTCCGAGTCGGCCGGCCACCGTTTCATCGGCTCGGTGGCGGTACGCCTGGTCAAGGCGGGCCGCTGGCCGGTGACCGTCGTCCCGTAG
- a CDS encoding peptidase C60 sortase A and B (Peptidase C60 sortase A and B [Streptomyces fulvissimus DSM40593];~Sortase E (SrtE) isa membrane transpeptidase foundin gram-positive bacteria that cleaves surface proteins at a cell sorting motif and catalyzes a transpeptidation reaction in which the surface protein substrate is covalently linked to peptidoglycan for...; cd05829;~UniProt-pubmed:11572948; secreted protein; UniProt-pubmed:16956972; UniProt-pubmed:21463507; UniProt-pubmed:18375553; UniProt-pubmed:12000953; UniProt-pubmed:20064060; UniProt-pubmed:21551298;~identified by MetaGeneAnnotator; putative;~putative catalytic site [active]): MSRTDFSLFDAARRRQPWGALALVMLSGLAIMRNGVGFESGPPQPAAAAHPAGHPVARAPETTGVQPLPFAPASRIRIPALRVAAPIMDVGLDPDGWIAAPPPQDANLAGWYQNGIAPGQRGTSIVVGHVDNMAGPAVFYGLGSLEKGRRVEVERYDGRVAVFEVYGVEVYAKNDFPGVRVYGDTGAAELRVITCGGGYTRAHGYDGNVVVYARLVETR; this comes from the coding sequence ATGAGCCGCACCGACTTCAGCCTCTTCGATGCCGCCAGGAGACGCCAGCCCTGGGGTGCGCTGGCTCTCGTCATGCTCTCGGGCCTCGCGATAATGCGCAACGGGGTCGGCTTCGAATCCGGCCCGCCGCAGCCCGCCGCGGCCGCGCACCCGGCGGGCCACCCGGTCGCCCGGGCACCGGAGACGACCGGTGTGCAGCCGCTGCCCTTCGCTCCCGCCTCGCGGATCCGGATCCCGGCCCTCCGGGTCGCGGCACCCATCATGGACGTCGGCCTGGACCCGGACGGCTGGATCGCCGCCCCGCCACCCCAGGACGCCAACCTGGCCGGCTGGTACCAGAACGGCATCGCGCCCGGTCAGCGCGGCACGTCCATCGTCGTCGGCCACGTCGACAACATGGCGGGCCCCGCCGTCTTCTACGGTCTCGGCTCCCTGGAGAAGGGCCGGCGCGTCGAGGTCGAGCGGTACGACGGCCGGGTGGCCGTGTTCGAGGTCTACGGCGTCGAGGTATACGCCAAGAACGACTTCCCGGGGGTCCGCGTCTACGGGGACACCGGCGCGGCCGAACTGCGCGTCATCACCTGCGGCGGCGGCTACACCCGGGCGCACGGCTACGACGGCAACGTCGTCGTCTACGCCCGCCTGGTCGAGACCCGGTAG
- a CDS encoding hypothetical protein (identified by MetaGeneAnnotator; putative;~predicted protein [Streptomyces roseosporus NRRL15998]) — protein sequence MRAARTLAVTATAFAALGLAAPLATATNGPREVTVNPFDVHAGSTITITARGCGHGGTVTSNAFPETNLSVNHNGLSSAIARVYNNATPGSYNLAVRCNDDREVTTHPFRVLPGRGAEGGLGGAFTPSSTEMAVGGSLVAAAALGGGLIVLRRRRTAGAEV from the coding sequence ATGCGTGCTGCTCGCACTCTGGCGGTGACGGCGACCGCGTTCGCGGCGCTCGGGCTCGCGGCCCCCCTCGCCACCGCCACCAACGGGCCGAGGGAGGTCACGGTCAATCCGTTCGACGTCCACGCGGGGTCGACGATCACCATCACGGCCCGGGGCTGTGGCCACGGCGGCACGGTCACGTCCAACGCGTTCCCCGAGACCAACCTCTCGGTGAACCACAACGGTCTGTCCAGCGCCATCGCCCGCGTGTACAACAACGCGACGCCCGGCAGCTACAACCTGGCCGTCCGCTGCAACGACGACCGCGAGGTCACCACCCACCCGTTCCGGGTCCTGCCCGGCCGGGGCGCGGAAGGCGGTCTCGGCGGCGCGTTCACCCCCAGCTCCACGGAGATGGCGGTGGGCGGCAGCCTCGTCGCCGCCGCTGCCCTGGGCGGCGGGCTGATCGTCCTGCGCCGGCGCCGTACGGCCGGTGCGGAGGTCTGA
- a CDS encoding oligosaccharide deacetylase (Catalytic NodB homology domain of rhizobial NodB-like proteins; cd10917;~NodB motif;~Predicted xylanase/chitin deacetylase [Carbohydrate transport andmetabolism]; COG0726;~catalytic site [active];~identified by MetaGeneAnnotator; putative;~metal binding site [ion binding];~oligosaccharide deacetylase [Streptomyces avermitilis MA-4680]) produces the protein MWLPTPRHPPFALLVMKNDETLPRRRALLRGAAALGVTAAVGVFAVNRLTDSGTGSGTGSGTGSGTGSGTGAAGGATAAGSPPSAGAPQATGAAGPQARAQARAAARKPTAYRLQPMTDYAPPAFRRATPPVRTRPFLQLGGVGRSMVLTFDDGPDPRYTPEILATLRRYGCRAMFFVCGEMAIDNQDLLKQMAADGHVVGNHTWTHPELPKMRPSVIRREITSTSDIIERALGTPPSWFRAPYGAWNRIVFETGAELGMEPLAWTVDTTDWEEPPTDTIVRRVLDGVGDGVVVLNHDAGGNRSHSVAAIKQYLPRLLDAGYTLTVPRR, from the coding sequence GTGTGGCTGCCCACACCGCGCCATCCTCCGTTCGCACTATTGGTCATGAAAAACGATGAGACGCTTCCCAGGCGCCGGGCGCTGTTGCGCGGGGCGGCCGCTCTGGGGGTCACCGCTGCTGTCGGCGTCTTCGCCGTGAACCGCCTGACCGACTCGGGCACCGGGTCCGGCACCGGGTCCGGAACGGGGTCCGGAACGGGGTCCGGTACGGGGGCAGCAGGCGGCGCCACCGCGGCCGGCTCGCCCCCCTCGGCGGGTGCGCCCCAGGCGACCGGTGCGGCCGGTCCGCAGGCGCGGGCCCAGGCGCGGGCGGCCGCCCGGAAGCCCACCGCGTACCGGCTCCAGCCGATGACCGACTACGCGCCCCCCGCCTTCCGGCGGGCCACCCCGCCCGTGCGGACGCGGCCCTTCCTCCAGCTCGGCGGGGTCGGGCGGTCGATGGTGCTCACCTTCGACGACGGGCCCGATCCCCGCTACACCCCGGAGATCCTCGCCACCCTGCGCCGCTACGGCTGCCGCGCGATGTTCTTCGTCTGCGGCGAGATGGCGATCGACAATCAGGACCTGCTCAAGCAGATGGCCGCGGACGGCCATGTGGTCGGCAACCACACCTGGACCCACCCCGAACTGCCCAAGATGCGCCCGTCCGTCATCCGCCGGGAGATCACCTCCACCAGCGACATCATCGAACGGGCCCTCGGCACGCCGCCGTCGTGGTTCCGCGCTCCCTACGGGGCGTGGAACCGGATCGTGTTCGAGACCGGCGCCGAGCTGGGCATGGAGCCGCTCGCCTGGACCGTGGACACCACCGACTGGGAGGAGCCGCCCACCGACACCATCGTCCGGCGGGTTCTGGACGGGGTCGGGGACGGCGTCGTCGTGCTCAACCACGACGCGGGCGGCAACCGTTCGCACAGTGTCGCCGCGATCAAGCAGTACCTGCCCCGGCTCCTCGACGCCGGCTACACCCTCACGGTGCCGCGCCGCTGA
- a CDS encoding hypothetical protein (identified by MetaGeneAnnotator; putative;~sequence version:1), whose translation MSLLPPYGFSRYGPRLARPLAAGALVWLLASPAPAAADACAYASTAPDGSVFAFSTAGPGPCFPTHPPHPPHPTHPPHPTHPPRPTTPPPAPVPPPAPKPTPPPPPVRTTPPPRPAPPRPAPTTREAQPPPPPPSARPRPPAPSPVALPHYQRAARIKPKSSPSVLTTTLLVIAPAVLATAVLRPRSR comes from the coding sequence GTGTCCCTCTTGCCTCCATACGGCTTCTCCCGCTACGGGCCGCGGCTCGCGCGGCCCCTCGCGGCCGGTGCGCTGGTGTGGCTGCTCGCCTCCCCCGCGCCCGCGGCCGCCGACGCGTGCGCCTACGCCTCGACCGCGCCGGACGGCTCGGTCTTCGCCTTCTCCACCGCCGGGCCGGGGCCGTGCTTCCCGACCCATCCGCCCCATCCCCCGCACCCGACGCATCCACCCCACCCGACCCATCCGCCGCGGCCCACCACGCCGCCACCGGCGCCGGTCCCTCCTCCGGCCCCGAAGCCCACGCCGCCCCCACCGCCCGTACGGACCACGCCGCCGCCCCGGCCCGCGCCGCCACGCCCGGCCCCCACCACCCGGGAGGCGCAGCCGCCGCCCCCGCCCCCGAGCGCGCGCCCCCGCCCGCCGGCCCCTTCCCCGGTCGCGCTGCCGCACTACCAGCGGGCCGCCCGGATCAAGCCGAAGAGCTCCCCGAGCGTGCTCACCACGACGCTCCTGGTCATCGCGCCCGCGGTCCTCGCGACCGCGGTCCTGCGCCCCCGCTCCCGCTGA
- a CDS encoding hypothetical protein (identified by MetaGeneAnnotator; putative;~sequence version:1), which produces MRAIRAASTAVLGAAALALAAPVSVAGGAPVPQPPQTGGSVDFVITPGTVAPGGRITLSAPGCSSTATASSGVFDTVTIAPGSSATATVDADARQGAVYMVAFNCTGGGQGTVNLTISGGASGTVPTARSTVLTPPRGVQGGLGGSLEATGPGTMALGGALVLAAAGGLAYTIRRRTASGRRH; this is translated from the coding sequence ATGCGCGCGATACGTGCCGCGTCCACCGCAGTTCTGGGGGCGGCCGCCCTCGCCCTGGCCGCCCCCGTCTCCGTCGCCGGCGGCGCTCCGGTGCCGCAGCCGCCCCAGACGGGCGGCTCGGTCGACTTCGTCATCACGCCCGGGACCGTCGCGCCGGGCGGCCGGATCACGCTCAGCGCGCCGGGCTGTTCGAGTACGGCGACGGCGTCGTCCGGCGTCTTCGACACCGTCACCATCGCGCCCGGCTCCTCGGCCACCGCCACGGTGGACGCCGACGCCCGGCAGGGCGCGGTCTACATGGTGGCCTTCAACTGCACCGGCGGCGGCCAGGGCACGGTCAACCTGACCATCAGCGGCGGCGCGTCCGGCACGGTCCCGACGGCCCGTTCGACGGTCCTCACCCCGCCCCGCGGGGTGCAGGGCGGTCTCGGCGGCTCCCTCGAAGCGACCGGGCCCGGGACGATGGCGCTCGGCGGGGCCCTCGTGCTCGCCGCCGCGGGCGGTCTGGCGTACACGATCCGCCGCAGGACGGCCTCGGGTCGCCGGCACTGA